In a single window of the Streptomyces cinnabarinus genome:
- a CDS encoding nucleotidyltransferase family protein — protein MTDPNAASRPTQAVILAGGQGSRLRPYTDDRPKPMVEIPGTGTPIIGHQLAWLAEEGVTDVVVSCGHLADVLKDWLAQADLPVQVTTVVETEPLGRGGGLKYAAAHLPHPDRPWYATNGDIWTRFSLRDMADFHAERDAVATLALARPRIPWGAVQTDGFGHVTDFIEAPPTTYEINAGVYVFSASFAAMLPERGDHERTTFPRLARELRLAGFPIPQGAYWRAIDTAKDLTEAAKELSALRK, from the coding sequence ATGACCGATCCGAACGCCGCCTCCCGCCCCACCCAGGCCGTCATCCTGGCCGGCGGCCAAGGCTCCCGCCTGCGCCCGTACACCGACGACCGCCCCAAGCCCATGGTCGAGATCCCCGGCACGGGCACGCCGATCATCGGCCACCAGCTCGCCTGGCTCGCGGAAGAGGGCGTGACCGACGTCGTCGTCAGCTGCGGCCACCTCGCGGACGTCCTCAAGGACTGGCTCGCCCAGGCGGACCTCCCGGTCCAGGTCACCACGGTCGTGGAGACCGAACCCCTCGGCCGCGGCGGCGGCCTCAAGTACGCCGCCGCCCATCTGCCGCACCCCGACCGCCCCTGGTACGCCACCAACGGCGACATCTGGACCCGGTTCTCGCTGCGCGACATGGCCGACTTCCACGCCGAGCGCGACGCCGTCGCGACCCTCGCGCTGGCCCGGCCGCGGATCCCCTGGGGCGCCGTGCAGACGGACGGCTTCGGACACGTCACGGACTTCATCGAGGCGCCGCCGACGACGTACGAGATCAACGCGGGTGTGTACGTCTTCTCCGCCTCGTTCGCCGCGATGCTCCCCGAGCGGGGGGATCATGAGCGGACGACGTTTCCGCGGCTCGCCCGGGAGCTGCGGCTCGCCGGCTTCCCCATTCCGCAGGGCGCGTACTGGCGGGCCATCGATACGGCGAAGGATCTGACCGAGGCTGCCAAGGAGCTGTCCGCTCTTCGGAAATAG
- a CDS encoding effector-associated domain 2-containing protein: protein MRGRSPERVRNELVVAISDALQESATVRQTGSRELWREMLADELGAQVEPFGGDRLRPWLLQVVKASTAVEYGAACLVRALEYVEQESATVAALWPLVDEWEAVDFFDSADLGHLRPVLESLRTTELASMARRASRSRVQELPRWCQTGWQVFLRLAGENTPPGELPPSMAFVALAADRFVEEGWMEAAEGLRRFNRGQSQRLGLEGLLAEWQHAELPQPAPSVVPAYLMIQFEPDRNEDGRYYLTHWRQSDSTGWHPVRGETVHLCRNELPGAVERLIEASEARWAEMRQPVILEFVLPWELLNEPVEWWSTDSDHPDPTPLVMDYPVLIRSLERLQRAAWHRPWHAKWRQLKERPADSQPHWSRPAEDGSYFFHLERELKEDGHAVCLVLSEPPGDDSGTGRREVLAGLRAGVPAMIWHRSDCSDPHFQDAISEILQDRGLGSLAESVGKWRNDALALGPDGWDGHVGRHLAILLDDPERKPGPPGPV from the coding sequence GTGAGAGGGCGCAGTCCGGAACGGGTCCGCAATGAGCTGGTCGTAGCCATTTCGGACGCGCTCCAGGAGTCGGCGACGGTGAGACAGACCGGCAGCCGGGAGTTATGGCGGGAGATGCTCGCCGATGAACTGGGCGCGCAGGTGGAGCCGTTCGGCGGTGACCGGCTGCGGCCCTGGCTGCTCCAGGTGGTCAAGGCGAGTACGGCCGTCGAGTACGGCGCGGCCTGTCTGGTGCGGGCGCTGGAGTACGTGGAGCAGGAGTCGGCGACGGTCGCCGCGTTATGGCCGCTCGTGGACGAGTGGGAGGCCGTCGACTTCTTCGACAGCGCCGACCTCGGCCATCTGCGGCCGGTCCTGGAGTCCCTGCGCACCACCGAGCTGGCGTCGATGGCGCGGCGCGCGAGCCGCTCCCGGGTCCAGGAGCTGCCCCGCTGGTGCCAGACCGGCTGGCAGGTCTTCCTGAGGCTGGCGGGTGAGAACACCCCGCCCGGTGAGCTGCCGCCCAGCATGGCCTTCGTGGCACTGGCCGCCGACCGGTTCGTGGAGGAGGGCTGGATGGAGGCCGCGGAGGGGCTGCGCCGGTTCAACCGCGGCCAGTCCCAGCGGCTGGGTCTTGAGGGCCTGCTGGCCGAGTGGCAGCACGCCGAGCTGCCGCAGCCCGCGCCCTCGGTGGTGCCCGCCTATCTGATGATCCAGTTCGAGCCGGACCGCAACGAGGACGGCCGCTACTACCTCACCCACTGGCGCCAGTCCGACTCCACGGGCTGGCACCCGGTACGCGGTGAAACAGTCCATTTGTGCAGAAATGAGCTGCCGGGTGCGGTGGAGCGGCTGATCGAGGCGTCCGAGGCGCGCTGGGCCGAGATGCGTCAGCCGGTCATTCTGGAGTTCGTCCTGCCTTGGGAACTGCTCAACGAACCGGTCGAGTGGTGGTCGACGGATTCGGATCATCCCGATCCAACCCCTTTGGTCATGGATTATCCCGTTCTGATCCGTTCGCTGGAGCGGCTTCAGCGGGCCGCCTGGCACCGGCCCTGGCACGCCAAGTGGCGGCAGTTGAAGGAGCGCCCGGCCGACAGCCAGCCGCACTGGAGCCGGCCGGCCGAGGACGGCTCGTACTTCTTCCATCTGGAGCGGGAGCTGAAGGAGGACGGGCATGCCGTGTGCCTGGTGCTCAGCGAGCCGCCGGGCGACGACTCGGGCACCGGGCGCCGTGAGGTGCTGGCCGGGCTGCGGGCCGGGGTGCCCGCGATGATCTGGCACCGCTCGGACTGCTCCGACCCGCACTTCCAGGACGCGATCAGCGAGATCCTCCAGGACCGGGGGCTCGGCTCGCTCGCGGAGAGCGTCGGCAAATGGCGCAATGACGCGCTGGCGCTCGGACCCGACGGCTGGGACGGCCATGTCGGGCGTCATCTGGCCATCCTTCTGGACGACCCCGAGCGCAAGCCGGGCCCCCCGGGACCGGTGTAG
- a CDS encoding ABC transporter ATP-binding protein, which yields MATVSFDKATRIYPGTEKPAVDALDIHIEDGEFLVLVGPSGCGKSTSLRMLAGLEDVNGGAIRIGDRDVTHLPPKDRDIAMVFQNYALYPHMTVADNMGFALKIAGVPKAEIRQKVEDAAKILDLTEYLGRKPKALSGGQRQRVAMGRAIVREPQVFLMDEPLSNLDAKLRVSTRTQIASLQRRLGITTVYVTHDQVEAMTMGDRVAVLKDGLLQQVDSPRNMYDRPANLFVAGFIGSPAMNLVEVPITDGGVKFGNSVVPVNRDALKAAADKGDRTVTVGVRPEHFDIVEQNGGAAASLSKDTEDAPAGLAVSVNVVEELGADGYVYGTAEVNGEQKDLVVRVNGRQVPEKGAQLHVVPRPGETHVFSTSTGERLTD from the coding sequence ATGGCCACTGTCTCGTTCGACAAGGCGACCCGGATCTACCCGGGCACCGAGAAGCCCGCCGTCGACGCTCTCGACATCCACATCGAGGACGGCGAGTTCCTCGTACTCGTCGGCCCGTCGGGTTGCGGCAAGTCCACCTCGCTCCGGATGCTCGCGGGGCTCGAGGACGTCAACGGCGGCGCCATCCGCATCGGTGACCGCGACGTCACGCACCTGCCGCCGAAGGACCGGGACATCGCCATGGTGTTCCAGAACTACGCGCTCTACCCGCACATGACGGTCGCCGACAACATGGGCTTCGCGCTCAAGATCGCCGGTGTGCCGAAGGCGGAGATCCGCCAGAAGGTCGAGGACGCGGCGAAGATCCTGGACCTCACCGAGTACCTCGGCCGCAAGCCCAAGGCCCTCTCCGGTGGTCAGCGCCAGCGTGTGGCGATGGGTCGCGCCATCGTGCGTGAGCCGCAGGTCTTCCTCATGGACGAGCCGCTGTCGAACCTCGACGCCAAGCTCCGTGTCTCGACCCGTACGCAGATCGCCTCCCTCCAGCGCCGCCTGGGCATCACCACGGTCTACGTCACCCACGACCAGGTCGAGGCCATGACGATGGGCGACCGTGTGGCGGTCCTCAAGGACGGTCTGCTCCAGCAGGTCGACTCCCCGCGCAACATGTACGACCGCCCGGCCAACCTCTTCGTCGCCGGCTTCATCGGCTCCCCCGCCATGAACCTGGTCGAGGTGCCGATCACTGACGGCGGCGTGAAGTTCGGCAACAGCGTCGTCCCGGTCAACCGTGACGCCCTGAAGGCCGCCGCCGACAAGGGCGACCGCACGGTCACCGTCGGCGTCCGCCCCGAGCACTTCGACATCGTCGAACAGAACGGCGGCGCCGCCGCCTCCCTGTCCAAGGACACCGAGGACGCCCCGGCCGGTCTCGCGGTCTCCGTCAACGTCGTCGAGGAGCTCGGCGCCGACGGCTACGTCTACGGCACCGCCGAGGTCAACGGCGAGCAGAAGGACCTGGTCGTCCGGGTCAACGGCCGCCAGGTCCCGGAGAAGGGCGCGCAGCTGCACGTCGTGCCGCGTCCGGGCGAGACCCACGTGTTCTCGACCTCCACGGGTGAGCGTCTCACCGACTGA
- a CDS encoding DoxX family protein → MSVDTRTPRTPTGDRSSGFDDAPALSMVKVPSDPAQIIVNHASFRVQLGASTRRSQSPRIARHLSATEGTPRVPVAGATARRRPVVWSGRSAPDDTGAHRLLQAVRGAGVGHAEEPADAGATQVIPRVGVNDGYGGGGYDDLAQTVETPVVGAQRTPPDGDGTRLLPDMRRVGSAYDEELDYDDREFAEPDFAEPDEESRAGRPADDPSRHAYYPGRRLNLGVVLLPLRIFLGFISIYAGMGKLCDPVYFDGGKRGSMVKWLNTLHPWEVAEPLRQFALEHPVGSGLVIAFFQVIVGVLTILGCWQRVAAVVGALLSAALLVTVSWKSVPVYDAPDIIYLAAWSPLIIAGAPVYSIDGRLAGMAWRRLGPRSDIWELRRYVLRRGALITAIVTGLTLLLGSLLGGAVRDSDRVVVPGPGEAPRNELPGSPLPSEPGERRERTPSASTSPTQGATSAPSAGTTATPDATRDTGTAGTPSQTQGTAGQAPPQQSAPANEAPSTSAGPTSGGTTGGGSTPGGTGGGGSTSGEPGLVGGLLG, encoded by the coding sequence ATGAGTGTGGACACCAGAACACCCCGCACACCCACGGGGGACCGCTCGTCGGGATTCGACGACGCTCCCGCGCTGAGCATGGTGAAGGTGCCGAGCGATCCGGCGCAGATCATCGTCAATCACGCGAGCTTCCGCGTGCAGTTGGGCGCGTCGACGAGACGCAGCCAATCGCCGCGTATCGCACGGCACTTGAGCGCCACCGAGGGCACCCCCCGCGTCCCGGTGGCCGGCGCCACCGCCCGCCGTCGGCCCGTCGTCTGGAGCGGCAGGTCGGCGCCCGACGACACCGGCGCCCACCGGCTGCTCCAGGCGGTGCGGGGCGCCGGCGTCGGCCATGCCGAGGAACCGGCCGACGCGGGCGCCACCCAGGTCATCCCGCGCGTCGGGGTCAACGACGGGTACGGCGGGGGCGGTTACGACGACCTCGCGCAGACCGTGGAGACCCCCGTGGTCGGCGCCCAGCGCACCCCGCCCGACGGCGACGGCACCCGCCTGCTGCCCGACATGCGCCGGGTCGGCAGCGCCTACGACGAGGAACTCGACTACGACGACCGGGAGTTCGCGGAGCCGGACTTCGCGGAGCCGGACGAGGAGTCGCGGGCCGGGCGCCCCGCGGACGACCCCTCGCGGCACGCCTACTACCCGGGCCGCCGCCTGAACCTGGGCGTCGTCCTCCTCCCGCTGCGCATCTTCCTCGGCTTCATCTCCATCTACGCCGGCATGGGCAAGCTCTGCGATCCCGTCTACTTCGACGGTGGCAAGCGCGGCTCGATGGTGAAGTGGCTCAACACCCTGCACCCCTGGGAAGTCGCCGAGCCGCTGCGCCAGTTCGCCCTGGAGCACCCCGTCGGCTCCGGCCTGGTGATCGCCTTCTTCCAGGTCATCGTGGGCGTCCTCACGATCCTGGGCTGCTGGCAGCGGGTCGCCGCCGTGGTCGGCGCGCTGCTCTCGGCCGCGCTGCTCGTCACCGTCAGCTGGAAGAGCGTCCCCGTCTACGACGCCCCCGACATCATCTATCTGGCCGCCTGGTCCCCGCTGATCATCGCGGGCGCCCCCGTCTACTCCATCGACGGCCGTCTCGCGGGCATGGCCTGGCGCCGCCTCGGACCGCGCTCCGACATCTGGGAGCTGCGCCGCTACGTCCTGCGCCGTGGCGCCCTGATCACCGCCATCGTCACCGGGCTGACCCTGCTGCTCGGTTCGCTGCTCGGCGGCGCCGTCCGCGACTCCGACCGAGTGGTCGTCCCGGGCCCCGGCGAGGCCCCGCGCAACGAACTCCCCGGCTCCCCGCTCCCCTCCGAGCCCGGCGAGCGCCGGGAGCGCACCCCGTCGGCGTCCACCTCCCCGACCCAGGGCGCCACTTCGGCCCCCTCGGCCGGCACGACCGCGACCCCGGACGCCACCCGCGACACCGGCACCGCGGGCACCCCCAGCCAGACGCAGGGCACGGCGGGCCAGGCCCCGCCGCAGCAGTCCGCTCCGGCGAACGAGGCCCCGAGTACCAGCGCGGGCCCGACCTCAGGCGGCACCACCGGCGGCGGCAGCACGCCGGGCGGCACGGGAGGCGGAGGATCCACCTCCGGTGAACCGGGCCTGGTAGGCGGCCTGTTGGGGTAG
- the rlmB gene encoding 23S rRNA (guanosine(2251)-2'-O)-methyltransferase RlmB, giving the protein MAANNRRMSGKKGAQVGSGGQRRRGLEGKGPTPPAEMRKGHKKNRIASAKAKQVQRRPVARGRGGKGTSELVVGRNPVVEALREGVPANTLYVQQFIDNDERVREALQLAAERGGINLMEAPRPELDRMTNGLNHQGLVLQVPPYEYAHPEDLADAAAGEGADPLIVALDGVTDPRNLGAVVRSVSAFGGHGVVVPERRAAGMTAGAWKTSAGTAARTPVARATNLTRALEQYKKAGIVVVGLAADGEVELGDLEALGGPVVVVVGSEGKGLSRLVGETCDFRVRIPMPGGAESLNAGVAAGIVLYEAARRRA; this is encoded by the coding sequence ATGGCCGCGAACAACCGCCGCATGTCCGGCAAGAAGGGCGCGCAGGTCGGCAGTGGCGGCCAGCGGCGCCGGGGCCTGGAGGGCAAGGGGCCGACGCCGCCCGCCGAGATGCGCAAGGGGCACAAGAAGAACCGCATCGCCAGCGCCAAGGCCAAGCAGGTCCAGCGCCGTCCGGTGGCGCGTGGCCGGGGCGGCAAGGGCACCTCCGAGCTGGTGGTCGGCCGTAACCCGGTCGTCGAGGCGCTGCGCGAGGGCGTGCCCGCGAACACGCTCTACGTCCAGCAGTTCATCGACAACGACGAGCGGGTGCGCGAGGCGCTCCAGCTCGCGGCCGAGCGCGGCGGCATCAACCTCATGGAGGCCCCGCGTCCCGAGCTGGACCGGATGACCAACGGCCTCAACCACCAGGGCCTGGTCCTCCAGGTCCCGCCGTACGAGTACGCCCACCCCGAGGACCTCGCCGACGCCGCCGCCGGCGAGGGCGCGGACCCGCTGATCGTCGCCCTGGACGGGGTCACCGACCCGCGCAACCTGGGTGCCGTCGTGCGCTCCGTCTCCGCCTTCGGCGGCCACGGCGTCGTCGTCCCCGAGCGCCGCGCGGCCGGGATGACCGCGGGTGCCTGGAAGACCTCCGCCGGTACGGCGGCCCGTACGCCGGTCGCCCGGGCCACCAACCTGACCCGCGCGCTGGAGCAGTACAAGAAGGCCGGGATCGTGGTCGTCGGTCTCGCCGCCGACGGCGAGGTCGAACTCGGCGATCTTGAGGCCCTCGGCGGCCCGGTCGTCGTCGTGGTCGGCAGCGAGGGCAAGGGCCTGTCCCGACTGGTCGGCGAGACCTGCGACTTCCGCGTCCGCATCCCCATGCCGGGTGGTGCCGAGTCGCTGAACGCCGGTGTGGCGGCGGGGATCGTGCTGTACGAGGCGGCGCGGCGACGCGCCTGA
- the fxsT gene encoding FxSxx-COOH system tetratricopeptide repeat protein: protein MTSQSAARSMAGRLPRPGGGFLSIRAREWQTALRAAVGGATLDVRRAGVLDTAGGRVPSAVPSPSDRLSSLYPHPLWPAVLHCMQTTVRLGTWMSRMPLPDALRALMQCDDVPRTAAEPASDEASLDAVPLALSELARPVSADPPSVLLVVDDHATMRVWEETVQKLAGELAREERLGGITTVRLLSSDDTEPARIRLEQLPPSPSERRVVLVLTDGLAAGWRSDAVLPLLRELGRTEPLAVLHLLPQHLWSRAGLDVNRMRFGCARPWAPNDTLRWELRASPLEPVDDPDARTGVVPVPVLEPTERSLSGWVDLVTGGSDGWVEMSGIRARDWKRRADAARAVPWVEDVPDPASAVPPWERVSDFRAAASPKAFALATRLAAAPLTLPVMNAVTASVPGAGPAHLAELLMSGLVRTSGADAERAADVVFVFGPNIRQELLALSRRRDTARVLHDVRALLSAGPYDVGAPPATGTPPGVSAPSAAEPQVAEPLLPAPEEPFETADVPSVTRRNVAFLRVELAALRALSGKFLPRADRLARALRDYDRQNSVSLRKGVGFRTAPESDRHAQEQAPTGAGTTSEGATAMTATHTQPAVESGRSTPRIWGNIPPRNPNFTGRVDLLERLSERLLEGTTTVLPEAIHGMGGVGKTQLAIEYAYRHQSEYDVVWWIPAERPGQIGQALVELAQRLGLVTSAEANIAGPAVREALREGRPYSRWLLIFDNADSPERVRDYFPTGGSGTILVTSRNRRWSVVGPSLEVDVFTREESKELLRRSGPDDLDDAEADRLADALGDLPLALEQAAAWRAETGMPVSEYLRLFEHKRAELLEVSPPPDYQLPVAAAWNVSLDHLETRSLTALRLLQLCSYFAPDPISRSIFSGLGGSTIDPELDRALNDPMRLARAVREINRYSLARIDHRTNSIEMHRLVQAVLIHRMTPEEQKRMRNGAHTLLAAADPKGPNQSTNWGRYAELYGHVIASGAIESDQPWVRELVMNVARYLWYWGDHKVAREFTEQAWQTWQALFGEEDQQTRLMGWWLCFLYLKVGRYDDASRLVSQLKDIYARTAPEGREDTREDALETMNLEAAVRRVQGDFAAGADLDEMAYDRARRAFGEDDPTTLGTAHNLGVSLRLVGEYQRALELDQHTHSLKTRLYGRDHHQSLITEGSIAIDVRETGDYVGARSLQEAVVDGFRPVFGAGNPSTLQTLRQLGEACRKEGDHEKALELAREAFSQFTRRYGDTHPESLTAALALSVALRHNGELEAALDRGVKTSERFRRVFRADHPHVLAADVDLAVTLRLLGRVDEARALDEEALASLTERLGEGHPIALACAINLASDLSALGQVTEARELGERSLELSRDRMGENHPTALVCAANLSLDLATLGSEEESEALREDTLARMEQVLDAPRLRSAEPAPHPATVQARARERANCDIDPMPL from the coding sequence ATGACTTCGCAGAGCGCGGCGCGAAGCATGGCCGGGCGCCTGCCGCGGCCCGGCGGCGGCTTCTTGTCCATACGCGCAAGAGAGTGGCAGACGGCCTTGCGGGCGGCAGTGGGCGGTGCCACGCTGGACGTCAGAAGAGCCGGCGTGCTCGACACCGCAGGGGGGCGTGTTCCATCCGCCGTTCCTTCACCCTCCGATCGACTGTCCAGTTTGTACCCTCACCCCCTGTGGCCTGCCGTCTTGCACTGTATGCAGACCACTGTCAGGCTTGGCACGTGGATGTCACGCATGCCCTTACCGGACGCTCTGAGAGCGCTTATGCAGTGTGACGATGTCCCACGAACAGCGGCGGAACCGGCGTCTGACGAAGCGTCACTGGATGCCGTACCGCTTGCCCTGAGCGAACTGGCGCGGCCGGTATCCGCGGATCCTCCGTCCGTGCTCCTCGTCGTGGACGATCACGCGACGATGCGGGTGTGGGAGGAGACGGTCCAGAAGCTGGCCGGTGAACTCGCCCGCGAGGAACGGCTGGGCGGGATCACCACGGTACGGCTGCTCAGTTCCGATGACACCGAGCCGGCCCGGATCCGGCTGGAGCAGCTGCCGCCCTCCCCGTCCGAGCGGCGGGTGGTGCTGGTGCTGACGGACGGTCTGGCCGCGGGCTGGCGCTCGGACGCGGTGCTGCCGCTGCTGCGGGAGCTCGGGCGGACCGAGCCGCTCGCCGTGCTGCATCTGCTGCCGCAGCATCTGTGGTCCCGGGCCGGACTCGACGTGAACCGGATGCGGTTCGGCTGCGCCCGCCCCTGGGCGCCCAACGACACCCTGCGCTGGGAACTGCGCGCCTCCCCCCTCGAACCCGTCGACGATCCGGACGCCCGCACCGGCGTGGTCCCGGTCCCCGTGCTGGAGCCGACCGAGAGGTCGCTGTCCGGCTGGGTCGATCTGGTCACCGGCGGCTCCGACGGCTGGGTGGAGATGTCGGGGATCAGGGCCCGGGACTGGAAACGCCGGGCGGACGCGGCGCGGGCGGTGCCCTGGGTGGAGGACGTGCCGGACCCGGCCAGTGCCGTACCGCCCTGGGAGCGGGTCTCGGACTTCAGGGCTGCCGCCTCGCCCAAGGCGTTCGCGCTCGCCACCCGGCTCGCCGCGGCTCCGTTGACGCTTCCGGTGATGAACGCGGTGACCGCCTCGGTGCCGGGGGCCGGGCCCGCGCATCTGGCGGAGCTGCTGATGAGCGGTCTGGTGCGGACCTCCGGCGCGGACGCCGAGCGCGCCGCCGACGTGGTCTTCGTCTTCGGCCCCAACATCCGCCAGGAGTTATTGGCGCTGTCCCGGCGCAGGGACACCGCCCGGGTGCTGCACGATGTCCGGGCCCTGCTGAGCGCCGGACCGTACGACGTCGGCGCACCCCCGGCCACCGGCACCCCGCCCGGAGTCAGCGCCCCGTCGGCCGCCGAGCCCCAGGTCGCCGAGCCGCTCCTGCCCGCGCCCGAGGAACCCTTCGAGACGGCCGACGTGCCCTCGGTGACCCGGCGCAATGTCGCCTTCCTGCGCGTCGAACTGGCCGCCCTGCGCGCCCTGTCCGGCAAGTTCCTCCCCAGAGCCGACCGGCTGGCCCGCGCCCTGCGCGACTACGACCGGCAGAACTCCGTCAGCCTGCGCAAGGGCGTGGGCTTCCGCACCGCTCCCGAGAGCGATCGCCACGCCCAGGAACAGGCCCCGACGGGGGCCGGGACAACTTCAGAAGGAGCCACGGCCATGACCGCCACGCATACGCAGCCCGCGGTGGAGAGCGGGCGTTCGACGCCGCGTATCTGGGGCAACATCCCGCCGCGCAACCCCAATTTCACCGGCCGCGTGGACCTTCTCGAACGTCTCAGTGAGCGACTTCTCGAGGGCACCACCACCGTGCTGCCCGAGGCGATCCACGGCATGGGCGGCGTCGGCAAGACCCAGCTGGCGATCGAGTACGCCTACCGGCACCAGTCGGAGTACGACGTCGTCTGGTGGATCCCCGCCGAGCGCCCCGGCCAGATCGGCCAGGCGCTGGTGGAACTGGCCCAGCGGCTCGGCCTGGTGACCAGCGCCGAGGCCAATATCGCCGGCCCCGCGGTGCGCGAGGCGCTGCGCGAGGGGCGGCCGTACTCCCGCTGGCTGCTGATCTTCGACAACGCCGACAGCCCGGAGCGGGTACGGGACTACTTCCCGACCGGGGGCAGCGGCACCATCCTCGTGACCTCCCGCAACCGGCGCTGGAGCGTGGTCGGACCCTCCCTCGAAGTCGATGTCTTCACCCGTGAGGAGAGCAAGGAGCTGCTGCGCCGCTCCGGGCCCGACGACCTCGACGACGCCGAGGCGGACCGGCTGGCCGACGCGCTCGGCGACCTGCCGCTGGCGCTGGAACAGGCCGCGGCCTGGCGGGCGGAGACCGGGATGCCGGTCTCGGAGTACCTGCGGCTCTTCGAGCACAAGCGGGCTGAGCTGCTGGAAGTCTCGCCGCCGCCGGACTACCAACTGCCGGTCGCCGCCGCGTGGAACGTCTCGCTGGACCACCTGGAGACCCGCAGCCTCACCGCGCTCAGGCTGCTCCAGCTCTGCTCCTACTTCGCCCCCGACCCGATCTCCCGCTCCATCTTCTCCGGGCTCGGCGGCTCCACCATCGACCCCGAGCTGGACCGCGCGCTCAACGACCCGATGCGGCTCGCCCGCGCGGTGCGGGAGATCAACCGCTACTCCCTCGCCCGGATAGACCACCGCACCAACTCGATCGAGATGCACCGTCTGGTGCAGGCCGTACTGATCCACCGTATGACCCCCGAGGAACAGAAACGCATGCGCAATGGGGCCCACACCCTTCTGGCCGCCGCGGACCCCAAGGGTCCCAACCAGTCGACCAACTGGGGGCGGTACGCCGAGCTGTACGGCCATGTGATCGCCTCCGGCGCGATCGAGTCCGACCAGCCATGGGTCCGCGAGCTGGTGATGAACGTCGCGAGGTACCTCTGGTACTGGGGCGACCACAAGGTGGCCCGGGAGTTCACCGAGCAGGCGTGGCAGACCTGGCAGGCGCTGTTCGGCGAGGAGGACCAGCAGACCCGGCTGATGGGCTGGTGGCTGTGCTTCCTGTACCTGAAGGTGGGGCGCTACGACGACGCCTCCCGGCTGGTCTCCCAGCTGAAGGACATCTACGCCCGCACCGCGCCCGAGGGCCGTGAGGACACTCGCGAGGACGCGCTGGAGACGATGAACCTGGAGGCGGCGGTACGCCGGGTCCAGGGCGACTTCGCGGCCGGCGCCGACCTGGACGAGATGGCCTACGACCGGGCCCGGCGCGCCTTCGGCGAGGACGACCCGACGACCCTGGGCACCGCGCACAACCTCGGCGTGAGCCTGCGTCTGGTGGGTGAGTACCAGCGGGCGCTGGAGCTGGACCAGCACACGCACTCGCTGAAGACCCGGCTGTACGGACGGGACCACCACCAGTCCCTGATCACCGAGGGCAGTATCGCCATCGACGTCCGCGAGACCGGCGACTACGTCGGCGCGCGGTCCCTCCAGGAGGCCGTCGTCGACGGCTTCCGGCCCGTCTTCGGCGCCGGGAACCCCTCCACGCTCCAGACGCTGCGCCAGCTCGGCGAGGCCTGCCGCAAGGAGGGCGACCATGAGAAGGCGCTCGAACTGGCCCGGGAGGCCTTCAGCCAGTTCACCCGGCGGTACGGCGACACCCACCCCGAATCCCTGACGGCCGCGCTGGCGCTGTCGGTGGCGTTGCGGCACAACGGCGAGCTGGAAGCGGCCCTGGACCGTGGTGTGAAGACCAGCGAGCGGTTCCGGCGGGTGTTCCGGGCCGATCATCCCCATGTGCTGGCCGCGGATGTGGACCTCGCGGTGACGCTCCGGCTGCTGGGCCGGGTGGACGAGGCGCGGGCGCTGGACGAGGAGGCGCTGGCCTCGCTGACCGAGCGGCTGGGGGAGGGGCATCCGATCGCCCTGGCCTGTGCGATCAACCTCGCGAGCGATCTGAGTGCGCTGGGGCAGGTGACCGAGGCGCGTGAACTCGGCGAGCGGTCACTGGAGTTGAGCCGGGATCGGATGGGCGAGAACCATCCGACGGCGCTGGTCTGCGCGGCGAATCTCTCGCTGGATCTGGCCACGCTCGGTTCCGAGGAGGAGTCCGAGGCGCTGCGGGAGGACACCTTGGCCCGTATGGAGCAGGTGCTGGACGCGCCGCGCCTGCGGTCCGCGGAGCCGGCCCCGCACCCGGCGACGGTGCAGGCCCGCGCCCGGGAGCGGGCGAACTGCGACATCGACCCGATGCCGCTGTGA